A genomic stretch from Mastacembelus armatus chromosome 7, fMasArm1.2, whole genome shotgun sequence includes:
- the irak1 gene encoding interleukin-1 receptor-associated kinase 1 isoform X2, whose translation MSGGDPRKLFLYELPPSVFWEFCRVMDGLTDLDWTRFASEVLHDQTAVRLAVRKEKRTDWVMNQWENRNGRVGELVHLLECLQLFRPCDVILGWVSSLKPSPSSLPPPPPPVSLSQFDPPPKCCEASSTLSTCRLSMLSNTHEDRGGRPLPRPAPPPSSLQSDLHQPPQPPPIVACGGGVMCWSYEEVHAGTKGFSPLLQVGEGGFGVVYRATLRNTDCAVKKLKQDCLLDWTLLKESFQTEVDKLSKFRHPNIVDLLGFSEGGGSVCLIYSYMDNKSLEDQLHNECADLSWSQRVFIVEGASAALQFLHSPPDGHMPLIHGDVKSSNILLDHHWVAKLADFGLARFASHRSARGGRSVAQTASVGKTATIRGTLAYLPDEYVRNGELGTAVDVYSFGVVLLEVLTGRRALDNDSKSKERYLKDLVEEIEDRPTGSSAAAWRKELDQRLITGGAPDPTGCLEMVALACRCLDRKRKKRPAMTEVFDQLQDIHKMVRKASSSSSSSSPIRYSPHRQAQFQSFPKSPHSLDRSVRALSNQLSKLGPLEDTYQVSQSSSSFSLITPPHPLNSSSLLSSSFDGPCETDESRGFSQYKLRSQLGCNGTSSRSLSLSNRDQHHFPEGPAESQFSQPSVPTEDQYNFPLQPCNTSDRPVGPARADSQGQTTAGLYGLPECLSPAGSLQSLSLETPVHINPSKQRFLEKKTLYEEGRIRTPELLSSHDLYGGRASVGSRGPEESDELDYIPAKHK comes from the exons ATGTCGGGGGGAGACCCGAGGAAACTGTTTCTGTACGAATTGCCGCCCTCCGTCTTCTGGGAGTTCTGCCGGGTCATGGACGGACTGACAGACCTGGACTGGACCCGTTTCG CCTCTGAGGTCCTCCATGATCAGACTGCTGTGCGATTGGCTGTGAGGAAGGAGAAGCGGACCGACTGGGTGATGAACCAATGGGAGAACAGAAACGGTCGAGTCGGCGAGCTGGTTCACCTGTTGGAGTGTCTGCAGCTATTTCGGCCCTGTGACGTTATCCTGGGTT gggTCTCCAGCCTGAAGCCTTCACCTTcctccctgcctcctcctcctccccctgtctctctctctcagtttgACCCTCCTCCCAAATGCTGTGAGGCCTCGTCCACACTGAGCACCTGTAGACTAAGTATGCTAAGTAACACACATGAAG ATAGAGGAGGAAGACCACTACCCAGACCTGCTCCGCCCCCCTCCAGTCTACAGTCCGACCTCCACCAGCCCCCGCAG CCCCCCCCGATAGTGGCATGTGGAGGAGGAGTTATGTGCTGGTCGTATGAAGAGGTGCATGCTGGGACAAAGGGTTTTTCCCCCTTGCTGCAGGTGGGGGAGGGAGGGTTTGGAGTGGTGTACAGAGCAACCCTGAGGAACACTGACTGTGCTGTCAAGAAACTAAAACAG GACTGTCTGCTGGACTGGACTTTGCTGAAGGAGAGTTTCCAGACAGAAGTGGACAAACTGTCAAA GTTCAGACATCCGAACATTGTGGATCTGCTGGGTTTCAGTGAAGGAGGAGGGTCAGTGTGTCTGATCTACAGCTACATGGACAATAAATCTCTGGAGGACCAGCTACAcaat gagtgTGCAGACCTTTCCTGGTCTCAGAGAGTCTTTATTGTTGAAGGAGCTTCAGCAGCTCTGCAATTCCTCCACTCTCCCCCTGACGGACACATGCCGCTCATCCATGGAGATGTCAAGAG TTCAAACATCCTGTTGGACCACCACTGGGTGGCGAAGCTGGCCGACTTTGGTTTGGCTCGGTTTGCATCTCACAGATCAGCGAGGGGGGGACGCTCGGTGGCTCAGACAGCATCCGTCGGTAAGACGGCGACGATCAGAGGAACACTGGCATACCTGCCTGATGAGTATGTGAGGAACGGAGAGCTTGGCACTGCTGTGGATGTCTACAGCTTTGGAGTG gtgctGCTGGAGGTCCTGACTGGTCGTCGAGCTCTGGACAACGACAGCAAATCCAAAGAGAGATACTTG AAGGACTTGGTGGAGGAGATAGAGGACAGGCCGACTGgttcatctgcagcagcttgGAGGAAAGAGCTGGACCAGCGGCTGATCACAG ggGGTGCTCCAGATCCTACGGGCTGTCTGGAGATGGTGGCTCTTGCGTGCAGGTGTTtggacagaaagaggaagaagagaccGGCCATGACTGAG GTGTTTGACCAACTCCAGGATATTCACAAGATGGTGAGGAAggccagctcctcctcctcatcttcctcccccATCCGTTACTCTCCTCATCGCCAAGCCCAATTCCAGTCCTTCCCCAAATCCCCTCACTCCCTGGACCGCAGTGTGAGAGCTCTGTCCAACCAGCTGTCCAAACTGGGACCTCTGGAGGACACATACCAAGTCTcacagtcctcctcctccttcagccTCATCACCCCTCCTCACCCGCTCAACTCTTCCTCCCTTCTGTCCTCTTCATTTGATGGTCCGTGTGAAACTGATGAGAGTCGGGGTTTCTCCCAGTACAAGCTTCGCTCTCAGTTAGGATGTAATGGGACCAGCTCCAGGTCTTTGTCCCTGTCTAACAGAGACCAGCATCACTTTCCAGAGGGGCCCGCAGAGTCCCAGTTCAGCCAGCCCTCTGTCCCAACCGAGGACCAGTACAACTTTCCTCTGCAGCCTTGCAACACCAGTGACAGGCCAGTGGGCCCTGCAAGAGCAGACAGCCAAGGGCAGACCACAGCAGGACTCTACGGCCTCCCAGAATGTCTCTCTCCCGCAGGGTCTCTGCAGTCATTGTCCCTGGAAACACCAG TCCACATAAACCCCAGCAAACAGCGTTTCCTGGAGAAGAAAACTCTGTATGAAGAGGGAAGGATTCGGACTCCAGAGCTGCTCTCGTCTCATGACCTAT ATGGAGGGAGGGCGTCTGTGGGATCCAGGGGACCAGAGGAGAGTGATGAGCTGGATTATATTCCTGCCAAACACAAATGA
- the irak1 gene encoding interleukin-1 receptor-associated kinase 1 isoform X3, with protein MSGGDPRKLFLYELPPSVFWEFCRVMDGLTDLDWTRFASEVLHDQTAVRLAVRKEKRTDWVMNQWENRNGRVGELVHLLECLQLFRPCDVILGWVSSLKPSPSSLPPPPPPVSLSQFDPPPKCCEASSTLSTCRLSMLSNTHEVDRGGRPLPRPAPPPSSLQSDLHQPPQPPPIVACGGGVMCWSYEEVHAGTKGFSPLLQVGEGGFGVVYRATLRNTDCAVKKLKQDCLLDWTLLKESFQTEVDKLSKSVQTFPGLRESLLLKELQQLCNSSTLPLTDTCRSSMEMSRVQTSCWTTTGWRSWPTLVWLGLHLTDQRGGDARWLRQHPSVLLEVLTGRRALDNDSKSKERYLKDLVEEIEDRPTGSSAAAWRKELDQRLITGGAPDPTGCLEMVALACRCLDRKRKKRPAMTEVFDQLQDIHKMVRKASSSSSSSSPIRYSPHRQAQFQSFPKSPHSLDRSVRALSNQLSKLGPLEDTYQVSQSSSSFSLITPPHPLNSSSLLSSSFDGPCETDESRGFSQYKLRSQLGCNGTSSRSLSLSNRDQHHFPEGPAESQFSQPSVPTEDQYNFPLQPCNTSDRPVGPARADSQGQTTAGLYGLPECLSPAGSLQSLSLETPVHINPSKQRFLEKKTLYEEGRIRTPELLSSHDLYGGRASVGSRGPEESDELDYIPAKHK; from the exons ATGTCGGGGGGAGACCCGAGGAAACTGTTTCTGTACGAATTGCCGCCCTCCGTCTTCTGGGAGTTCTGCCGGGTCATGGACGGACTGACAGACCTGGACTGGACCCGTTTCG CCTCTGAGGTCCTCCATGATCAGACTGCTGTGCGATTGGCTGTGAGGAAGGAGAAGCGGACCGACTGGGTGATGAACCAATGGGAGAACAGAAACGGTCGAGTCGGCGAGCTGGTTCACCTGTTGGAGTGTCTGCAGCTATTTCGGCCCTGTGACGTTATCCTGGGTT gggTCTCCAGCCTGAAGCCTTCACCTTcctccctgcctcctcctcctccccctgtctctctctctcagtttgACCCTCCTCCCAAATGCTGTGAGGCCTCGTCCACACTGAGCACCTGTAGACTAAGTATGCTAAGTAACACACATGAAG TAGATAGAGGAGGAAGACCACTACCCAGACCTGCTCCGCCCCCCTCCAGTCTACAGTCCGACCTCCACCAGCCCCCGCAG CCCCCCCCGATAGTGGCATGTGGAGGAGGAGTTATGTGCTGGTCGTATGAAGAGGTGCATGCTGGGACAAAGGGTTTTTCCCCCTTGCTGCAGGTGGGGGAGGGAGGGTTTGGAGTGGTGTACAGAGCAACCCTGAGGAACACTGACTGTGCTGTCAAGAAACTAAAACAG GACTGTCTGCTGGACTGGACTTTGCTGAAGGAGAGTTTCCAGACAGAAGTGGACAAACTGTCAAA gagtgTGCAGACCTTTCCTGGTCTCAGAGAGTCTTTATTGTTGAAGGAGCTTCAGCAGCTCTGCAATTCCTCCACTCTCCCCCTGACGGACACATGCCGCTCATCCATGGAGATGTCAAGAG TTCAAACATCCTGTTGGACCACCACTGGGTGGCGAAGCTGGCCGACTTTGGTTTGGCTCGGTTTGCATCTCACAGATCAGCGAGGGGGGGACGCTCGGTGGCTCAGACAGCATCCGTCG gtgctGCTGGAGGTCCTGACTGGTCGTCGAGCTCTGGACAACGACAGCAAATCCAAAGAGAGATACTTG AAGGACTTGGTGGAGGAGATAGAGGACAGGCCGACTGgttcatctgcagcagcttgGAGGAAAGAGCTGGACCAGCGGCTGATCACAG ggGGTGCTCCAGATCCTACGGGCTGTCTGGAGATGGTGGCTCTTGCGTGCAGGTGTTtggacagaaagaggaagaagagaccGGCCATGACTGAG GTGTTTGACCAACTCCAGGATATTCACAAGATGGTGAGGAAggccagctcctcctcctcatcttcctcccccATCCGTTACTCTCCTCATCGCCAAGCCCAATTCCAGTCCTTCCCCAAATCCCCTCACTCCCTGGACCGCAGTGTGAGAGCTCTGTCCAACCAGCTGTCCAAACTGGGACCTCTGGAGGACACATACCAAGTCTcacagtcctcctcctccttcagccTCATCACCCCTCCTCACCCGCTCAACTCTTCCTCCCTTCTGTCCTCTTCATTTGATGGTCCGTGTGAAACTGATGAGAGTCGGGGTTTCTCCCAGTACAAGCTTCGCTCTCAGTTAGGATGTAATGGGACCAGCTCCAGGTCTTTGTCCCTGTCTAACAGAGACCAGCATCACTTTCCAGAGGGGCCCGCAGAGTCCCAGTTCAGCCAGCCCTCTGTCCCAACCGAGGACCAGTACAACTTTCCTCTGCAGCCTTGCAACACCAGTGACAGGCCAGTGGGCCCTGCAAGAGCAGACAGCCAAGGGCAGACCACAGCAGGACTCTACGGCCTCCCAGAATGTCTCTCTCCCGCAGGGTCTCTGCAGTCATTGTCCCTGGAAACACCAG TCCACATAAACCCCAGCAAACAGCGTTTCCTGGAGAAGAAAACTCTGTATGAAGAGGGAAGGATTCGGACTCCAGAGCTGCTCTCGTCTCATGACCTAT ATGGAGGGAGGGCGTCTGTGGGATCCAGGGGACCAGAGGAGAGTGATGAGCTGGATTATATTCCTGCCAAACACAAATGA
- the irak1 gene encoding interleukin-1 receptor-associated kinase 1 isoform X1 encodes MSGGDPRKLFLYELPPSVFWEFCRVMDGLTDLDWTRFASEVLHDQTAVRLAVRKEKRTDWVMNQWENRNGRVGELVHLLECLQLFRPCDVILGWVSSLKPSPSSLPPPPPPVSLSQFDPPPKCCEASSTLSTCRLSMLSNTHEVDRGGRPLPRPAPPPSSLQSDLHQPPQPPPIVACGGGVMCWSYEEVHAGTKGFSPLLQVGEGGFGVVYRATLRNTDCAVKKLKQDCLLDWTLLKESFQTEVDKLSKFRHPNIVDLLGFSEGGGSVCLIYSYMDNKSLEDQLHNECADLSWSQRVFIVEGASAALQFLHSPPDGHMPLIHGDVKSSNILLDHHWVAKLADFGLARFASHRSARGGRSVAQTASVGKTATIRGTLAYLPDEYVRNGELGTAVDVYSFGVVLLEVLTGRRALDNDSKSKERYLKDLVEEIEDRPTGSSAAAWRKELDQRLITGGAPDPTGCLEMVALACRCLDRKRKKRPAMTEVFDQLQDIHKMVRKASSSSSSSSPIRYSPHRQAQFQSFPKSPHSLDRSVRALSNQLSKLGPLEDTYQVSQSSSSFSLITPPHPLNSSSLLSSSFDGPCETDESRGFSQYKLRSQLGCNGTSSRSLSLSNRDQHHFPEGPAESQFSQPSVPTEDQYNFPLQPCNTSDRPVGPARADSQGQTTAGLYGLPECLSPAGSLQSLSLETPVHINPSKQRFLEKKTLYEEGRIRTPELLSSHDLYGGRASVGSRGPEESDELDYIPAKHK; translated from the exons ATGTCGGGGGGAGACCCGAGGAAACTGTTTCTGTACGAATTGCCGCCCTCCGTCTTCTGGGAGTTCTGCCGGGTCATGGACGGACTGACAGACCTGGACTGGACCCGTTTCG CCTCTGAGGTCCTCCATGATCAGACTGCTGTGCGATTGGCTGTGAGGAAGGAGAAGCGGACCGACTGGGTGATGAACCAATGGGAGAACAGAAACGGTCGAGTCGGCGAGCTGGTTCACCTGTTGGAGTGTCTGCAGCTATTTCGGCCCTGTGACGTTATCCTGGGTT gggTCTCCAGCCTGAAGCCTTCACCTTcctccctgcctcctcctcctccccctgtctctctctctcagtttgACCCTCCTCCCAAATGCTGTGAGGCCTCGTCCACACTGAGCACCTGTAGACTAAGTATGCTAAGTAACACACATGAAG TAGATAGAGGAGGAAGACCACTACCCAGACCTGCTCCGCCCCCCTCCAGTCTACAGTCCGACCTCCACCAGCCCCCGCAG CCCCCCCCGATAGTGGCATGTGGAGGAGGAGTTATGTGCTGGTCGTATGAAGAGGTGCATGCTGGGACAAAGGGTTTTTCCCCCTTGCTGCAGGTGGGGGAGGGAGGGTTTGGAGTGGTGTACAGAGCAACCCTGAGGAACACTGACTGTGCTGTCAAGAAACTAAAACAG GACTGTCTGCTGGACTGGACTTTGCTGAAGGAGAGTTTCCAGACAGAAGTGGACAAACTGTCAAA GTTCAGACATCCGAACATTGTGGATCTGCTGGGTTTCAGTGAAGGAGGAGGGTCAGTGTGTCTGATCTACAGCTACATGGACAATAAATCTCTGGAGGACCAGCTACAcaat gagtgTGCAGACCTTTCCTGGTCTCAGAGAGTCTTTATTGTTGAAGGAGCTTCAGCAGCTCTGCAATTCCTCCACTCTCCCCCTGACGGACACATGCCGCTCATCCATGGAGATGTCAAGAG TTCAAACATCCTGTTGGACCACCACTGGGTGGCGAAGCTGGCCGACTTTGGTTTGGCTCGGTTTGCATCTCACAGATCAGCGAGGGGGGGACGCTCGGTGGCTCAGACAGCATCCGTCGGTAAGACGGCGACGATCAGAGGAACACTGGCATACCTGCCTGATGAGTATGTGAGGAACGGAGAGCTTGGCACTGCTGTGGATGTCTACAGCTTTGGAGTG gtgctGCTGGAGGTCCTGACTGGTCGTCGAGCTCTGGACAACGACAGCAAATCCAAAGAGAGATACTTG AAGGACTTGGTGGAGGAGATAGAGGACAGGCCGACTGgttcatctgcagcagcttgGAGGAAAGAGCTGGACCAGCGGCTGATCACAG ggGGTGCTCCAGATCCTACGGGCTGTCTGGAGATGGTGGCTCTTGCGTGCAGGTGTTtggacagaaagaggaagaagagaccGGCCATGACTGAG GTGTTTGACCAACTCCAGGATATTCACAAGATGGTGAGGAAggccagctcctcctcctcatcttcctcccccATCCGTTACTCTCCTCATCGCCAAGCCCAATTCCAGTCCTTCCCCAAATCCCCTCACTCCCTGGACCGCAGTGTGAGAGCTCTGTCCAACCAGCTGTCCAAACTGGGACCTCTGGAGGACACATACCAAGTCTcacagtcctcctcctccttcagccTCATCACCCCTCCTCACCCGCTCAACTCTTCCTCCCTTCTGTCCTCTTCATTTGATGGTCCGTGTGAAACTGATGAGAGTCGGGGTTTCTCCCAGTACAAGCTTCGCTCTCAGTTAGGATGTAATGGGACCAGCTCCAGGTCTTTGTCCCTGTCTAACAGAGACCAGCATCACTTTCCAGAGGGGCCCGCAGAGTCCCAGTTCAGCCAGCCCTCTGTCCCAACCGAGGACCAGTACAACTTTCCTCTGCAGCCTTGCAACACCAGTGACAGGCCAGTGGGCCCTGCAAGAGCAGACAGCCAAGGGCAGACCACAGCAGGACTCTACGGCCTCCCAGAATGTCTCTCTCCCGCAGGGTCTCTGCAGTCATTGTCCCTGGAAACACCAG TCCACATAAACCCCAGCAAACAGCGTTTCCTGGAGAAGAAAACTCTGTATGAAGAGGGAAGGATTCGGACTCCAGAGCTGCTCTCGTCTCATGACCTAT ATGGAGGGAGGGCGTCTGTGGGATCCAGGGGACCAGAGGAGAGTGATGAGCTGGATTATATTCCTGCCAAACACAAATGA